A window from Actinomycetota bacterium encodes these proteins:
- a CDS encoding DNA/RNA-binding winged helix domain-containing protein, whose amino-acid sequence MALRLKLEVFRYMDAASLKPQPVKGWGVNLPNVKVEELKRGMVLAEVGSLIPTHLINARLHYLESNSEPLYRRQRVKFYSGTSEAVARVILLNGKKLLLGESALVQFRLEKKLVPVPFDKYIVRSLSPISTIGGGTILETNCRKYRRYDPDTIKQLEVFEKGEHEEIVELLVKKSKYQPLKPDEINQKSGLNRSGAKRVIDILLQRGIIRINGAAIHKEWYEDLKRKVVDAIKQCYQRNPLQRIVPKEELKSKIGMALDSKLYDRVLQDLTTEGVIEVKGGRIRLAHSKASLTPEQELIADKLIKVCRDFGFKPARLGDIYRALNGHKAMAAPCTQRISERRRT is encoded by the coding sequence TTGGCTTTAAGGCTAAAGCTCGAAGTATTCAGATACATGGACGCCGCGTCTCTGAAGCCACAGCCGGTCAAAGGGTGGGGGGTAAATCTGCCCAATGTAAAAGTAGAAGAGCTGAAGAGGGGGATGGTTCTCGCCGAAGTGGGATCTCTGATTCCTACTCACCTTATCAACGCGCGACTTCATTATCTGGAATCCAACTCGGAGCCCCTTTATCGAAGACAGAGAGTGAAGTTTTATTCCGGGACAAGCGAAGCGGTGGCTCGGGTAATACTCCTGAATGGCAAGAAGCTCCTCCTTGGGGAAAGTGCACTGGTCCAATTCAGATTGGAGAAAAAATTGGTGCCAGTTCCCTTCGACAAATACATAGTAAGGAGTTTAAGTCCCATCTCAACCATCGGAGGGGGAACGATACTCGAGACAAATTGCAGGAAATATAGGCGCTATGATCCTGATACCATCAAGCAATTGGAGGTATTCGAAAAAGGGGAACACGAAGAGATAGTGGAGTTGCTGGTCAAGAAGAGCAAATATCAACCTCTTAAACCCGATGAGATTAATCAGAAAAGCGGTTTGAATAGAAGTGGTGCCAAAAGAGTCATCGACATCTTATTACAACGCGGAATAATTCGCATTAATGGAGCTGCAATACACAAGGAATGGTATGAGGATTTAAAGCGTAAGGTTGTCGATGCCATAAAACAATGTTACCAGAGAAATCCCCTTCAGAGGATCGTACCTAAGGAGGAGTTAAAGTCCAAAATAGGGATGGCTCTCGATTCCAAATTGTATGATCGTGTCCTTCAGGATCTAACCACAGAAGGGGTGATAGAAGTCAAGGGAGGAAGGATAAGATTAGCTCACTCGAAAGCCAGTCTCACCCCTGAGCAGGAGCTCATCGCCGATAAATTGATCAAGGTCTGTAGGGATTTTGGATTCAAACCGGCTCGATTAGGAGATATCTATCGAGCACTGAATGGTCACAAGGCGATGGCGGCACCATGCACCCAGAGAATTTCGGAAAGGCGAAGGACATGA